The Chlorobaculum sp. MV4-Y genome contains the following window.
ACAAAAAGTCGCCGCTTCCGGAAGTGGTAGCCTCCGTCGGCCTCGGCGACCTCTTCTCCGAAACCGACGCTCCCTACCTCGCACCAGTCCCCAAACGCGGCAAACGCAACGAACCGGCTTTCGTCGTTCACACGGTGCGCAAGATTGCCGATCATCGCCCGGAACCGTTTGAAGAAGTGACCGAAGCGCTCGTGAGCAATACAAGAACCCTGTTCGGCCTGCCGTAACCGGCGGCTGCCGCTGATTTTGAAATTCATGCGAACTTGCTTAGGTTGAGCCTCGGACTGACCGCCATCAGTAATGCGGAACGACTCAGGCGATCTCATTTCAAGAAACGACAGCACGAACCACATGAACACCACCCAACCGCAGAAAATGCTTCCGGAAGCGACCTTCTCCGACCGGATGCTTGAAATCGGTATAAAGTATAAAAAGCAGCTCACCGCCCTTGTCATCGTCATCTGCCTGGCTGCTGGCGGAACGCTCTTCTGGATGCAGAAAACCAAAGTTGACGAAGTTCAGGCGTCACTCGCCCTTGCGAAGATCACTCCGTGGATCGAAACGGGAAACGTCGATAAAGCAATCAATGGCGAAGGCTCGATAAAAGGGCTGAGCAGTATCGTCAAAACATGGGGTAGCACACCAAGCGGAAAAACTGCCAGGCTCTATATGGCTTATATCCTGCTCAACAGTGGCAAGCCGGACGATGCGCTCTCGATGTACAAGGGATTCAGCAGTGACAACAAGGATCTTCAGGCATCGGCGCTGGCCGGAGCCGCCGCCTGCCATGTCCAGAAAAAAGCCTTCGCCGAGGCTGCGCCGGAGTACGAAAAGGCGTCGGAAACCGCTGAAAACGAAGCGCTCAAATCGATGTACCTCACCAAAGCCGCCGAAAGCTACTCCGCTGCGGGACAGGCCGACAAGGCGGCAAAACTTTATGATCAGGTGATCAAAACCTGGCCAGCCACATCGTCAGCGGGAATGGCCCAGCGCGCGCTTTTACGTCTTGCGGGCGCAGGCGTGCAGATACCGCAAATCTGACCGATTGTTTTTCGACACTCAACCACATGACCATGCCAGAAAAATTCATCATCAAGACCAGCATGGGTGATATTTCCATCGCCCTGTATGACGACACTCCCCTGCACCGCGATAACTTCGTCAAGCTCGTCGGCGAAGGCTACTACGACGGCATCCGTTTTCACAGGGTGATCGAAGGCTTCATGATCCAGTCCGGTGATCCGCTTTCGCGCTTCGACGAGAAGCGCATGATGCACGGCACCGGCGGCCCCGACTACCGCGTTCCGGCAGAGATAAAACACTCCAACAAGAAGGGCACGCTTGCCGCCGCAAGGGATAACAACCCGCAGAAAGCCTCGTCGGGCAGCCAGTTTTACATCAATCAGGCCGACAACAATTTCCTCGATGGCGAGTACACCGTCTTCGGCGTCGTGGAGTCGGGTATCGAGGTGGTTGACGCCATCGCCGCCGTCGAAACCGACATGCGCGACAACCCACTGAAGCCAGTCACCATCGAAACCATCACCCCGGCAACCGAAGGCTGAAACTATGGAGAGCATCGCCGAAAATCTTCTCACCGTGAAGGAACAGATCGCGTCAGCCTGCCACAAGGCGGGCCGACGTGAAGATGAGGTCTGCCTCATCGCCGTCTCCAAGACCAAAAGCGCCGCTGCCGTGCGCGAGGCGTGGGATGCCGGTCAGCGTGAGTTCGGCGAAAGCTACGTGCAGGAGTTTCTGGAAAAGGTCGAAGCACCCGAGCTGTCGGGACTGCCCGTTTCATGGCACTTTATCGGCCACCTCCAGTCCAACAAAGTACGCCAGATCGTGGACAAGGTGACGATGGTTCACGGCATCGACAAGGTTTCAACTGCCGAAGAGCTGTCGAAACGCGCCTCGCAGCACGACCTGACAGTCGATTACCTGCTCGAAGTGAACGTGTCGCGCGAAGGCACCAAATACGGCCTCAATCCCGACTCGGTGCTTCAGGCCGCTGAACAGTGCTTCGCCCTGCCGAACGTTCGGCTGCGAGGGCTCATGACCATCGCCTCGCCCAACCCCGACACCGCCCGCCGCGAATTCGCGGAACTGCGCGTAACCCTCGATAAAATCCGCAAAAACGCCCCTGACCCCTCACAGCTCACGGAGCTCTCGATGGGTATGAGCGGTGATTTCGAGGAAGCCATCCTCGAAGGGGCCACCATGATCCGCATCGGCACCGCAATTTTCGGATGGCGGTAAAATAATTGATAATGAATCATGGATAATTGAAAGGGCCTGATTCTATATTTGCTCTTTTTGCATTATTAATTATCCATTATCAACTATCCATTTTCCCTCCGTTTTCTCTTCTCCCCTCGGCTGCTTATATTAAATGTCTTTTTCCTCGCCGTTTCAAACCATTTAAACCACAGGGAATATCATGACTGAACAGAGGCAGAAAATCCGGGAAGCCGTTGAGTTTATCAGAAAAAAAACCACGGCGGAGTATCCGGTGGGCATCGTGCTTGGCACCGGCCTCGGCGGCCTGGTCAAGGAGATCGAGATCGACTTCGCGCTTGACTATGCCGAGATTCCCTATTTCCCGATTTCGACGGTTGAAACCCATCACGGCAAGCTGATCTTCGGCACCCTGGCGGGCAAGAAGGTGGTCGCCATGCAGGGGCGCTTCCACTTCTACGAAGGCTACGCGATGTCGCAAATCGTCTTCCCGATCCGGGTCATGAAGGAGCTGGGCGTCAGAACGCTCGGCATCACCAACGCCTGCGGCGGCATGAACCCCGGCTACAGTAAGGGCGACATCATGCTGATCGACGACCATATCAACCTGCTTGGCACCAACCCGCTCATCGGCCCGAACGATCCTGAAATCGGCCCCCGCTTCCCCGATATGTGCGCTCCCTATTCTCCGAGGATTCTCGAAATTGCCGAAAAGGTCGCGCTCGAACACGGCATCAAGGTGCAGCGCGGCGTCTATGTCGCCGTCACCGGTCCGTGCCTCGAAACCCGCGCCGAGTACCGGATGCTGCGCGCCATCGGCGCTGACGTGGTCGGCATGTCCACCGTGCCGGAGGTGATCGCCGCCGTGCACCAGGGCACCGAGGTGTTCGGTATGTCGATCGTCACCGACGAGTGCTTCCCGGACTGCCTCGTGCCGGTCGGCATCGAAGAGATCATCGAGGTCTCCAGCAAAGCCGAGCCGCACATGACCACTATCTTCAGAAACGTCGTAGCAAACCTTTAACCCTTTTCGAGGAAAGATCAACTCGCTCATGATTGACGCTATCTCCTTTAAAAACGGAACCTTCCGCTATCTCGACCAGCGTTTTCTTCCACTGCAAGAGAACTATGTCGAGACACAGGACTACAAACAGGCCATCGAGGCGATCAAAACCCTCGCCGTACGCGGCGCTCCGCTCATCGGCGCTTCGGCGGGCTACACGGTCATGCTTGGAATCAACGCCTACAAGGGCGACAAGGCGGGCTTCCCGGAATATTTCAATAACCTGATTGCCGAGGTCAACGCTTCGCGCCCGACCGCCGTGAACCTCTTCTTCGCCACCAGGAAGATGCAGAATGTCTATGACGCCAACTTCGAGAACGATTCGCTCGAAGCGCTCTTCGCGAAAATGACCGATATGGCGTATAAAATCCACAACGACGAAATCGACAACTGCGACAAGATCGCCCGCCACGGCGTGGAGCTGCTGAAACAGGATTTCGCCGACGTCCTCAAGACCCGCAAGCTCAACGTGCTCACCCACTGCAACACCGGCACGCTCGCCTGCTGCGGCATCGGCACGGCGCTCGGCGTGATCCGCCTGGCGTATCAGGAGGGGCTGATCGAGCGCGTCATCACCTCCGAAAGCCGTCCGCTCCTGCAGGGTCTGCGCCTCACCGCCTGGGAACTGGAGCATGACGGTATTCCGTTCGCCTCGATCTCCGACTCTTCGTCGGCGATTCTGATGTCGCGCGGCATGATCGACTTCGCCGTCACCGGCGCGGATCGCATCACGGCCAACGGCGACACGGCCAACAAGATCGGCACCTACGCCCACGCCATCAGCGCGAAGTATCACGGCTTGCCGTTCTACATCGCCGCGCCGGTCTCGACCATCGACATCACGATGGCTGAAGGCTCGGAGATTCCGATCGAGGAGCGCGATGCCGACGAGCTGCGCAAAATCTTCGGCACGCAGGTCGCCACGCCGACCACGCCGGTGGTGAATTTCGCCTTCGACGTAACCCCCGGCACGCTCATCCGCGGCATCATCACCGAAAAAGAGGCCGTCGTTGGCAACTACAACGAAGGGCTTGCCCGCGTAGTCAAGGGCTGAACATTCGGCACTGGCAACCATTATTTTCACGAAAGGCTCCCTCGACAGGGAGCCTTTCGCATTCTATCCGACTCCGCCAAAATCACTTCCTACTAACCCGTAAGAACTGATTTCTCTTTCCCGGAACAGGCCCGTTTCGTACATTTATCTTAAACAATTGTGATTGACATTGTCCTTTGCATTTCTGACATTGCTCATCAACCGAAGACACCCTGATCCCCCGTCAGCGCCGTTTCTCTCCCTCTGAATCAACTACATCAGGAGCAGAATTACGGCGTTTCAGCGGTGACCTTCCACACCATCTTTTCATCAACCAGATTCAGGAGGAGGGCATGAACGACACCGGTTATGATTACTCCGTTGTCCGGGGTTTCGCATTTTCCGCGCTTTTCTGGCTTATCGTAGGACTCATCATTGGCCTGTGGATCGCGTTCGAAATGTTCAATCCCGCGCTCAACATCACGCCGTGGCTCAGCTTCGGACGCCTGCGCGTCGTGCACACCAACGGCCTTGGCGTCGGTTTCGGGCTTTCGGGCATTTTTGCGACCGCTTACTACATGCTTCAGCGCCTGACCCGCACGCCATTGCCCTTCCCCGGACTTGCAAAAGCGCACCTGTGGGTCTTCAACGCCGCCATCGCCGCCGCCGCCGTGACCCTCATGGCAGGCATGAACACCACCAAGGAGTACGCCGAACTTGAATGGCCGCTCGACGTCGGAGTGGTCATCATGTGGGTGATGTTTGCCGTCAACGTTTTCGCAATTCTGATCAAGCGGCAGGAGAAGCAGATGTACATCTCGCTCTGGTATCTGGTCTCCATGACCGTGACCATAGCAGTGCTCTACATCGTCAACAACCTCGAAATCCCGCTCAACCTCTACAAATCTTACAGCCTTTACGCAGGTGGCAATGACGCCAACGTCGAGTGGTGGTACGGGCACAATATCGTAGGCTTCATCTTCACGGTGCCGGTGCTGGCAATGTTCTACTACTTCCTGCCGAAAGCCACCGGACTGCCGATCTACAGCCACCGGCTCTCGATCGTCTCCTTCTGGTCGCTGATCTTCGCCTACCTGTGGACCGGCGCACACCACCTGATGCTCACCCCGCTGCCGGAGTGAATCCAGACGGTAGCCATCGCCTTTAGCATCTTTCTGATCGCACCTTCGTGGGGATCGGTGGTCAACGGCTACTACACGCTCCAGGGCAACTGGGACCAGATGCGCACCAACTACCTCGCCAAGTTCTTCATCCTCGGCATCACCTTCTACGGTCTCCAGACCTTGCAGGGGCCACTCCAGGGGCTCCGGACGCTGAACGCCTTTTTCCACTACACCGACTGGGTGGTGGGCCACGTGCACATGGGCACGATGGGGTGGGTGACGATGATTATCTCCGCCTCGTTCTACTACATGATTCCGAAGGTCACGGGCCGCGAACTGTACAGCATCAAGCTGGCCAACGTGCACTTTGAGATACTCCCCAAAAATAGGACGGCTGGTTAAATTGGATCAACAAAAACCCAGCAGTCACTATGAAACAAACACGCCGCAAGTTTACGCCTGAATTCAAAACAAAGGTCGTCCTGGAAGCCCTCAGTGAACGGCTTCCCATGGCAGAACTCGCCCAGAAGCATGAGCTTCATCCGAACCAGATCACTCAATGGAAACGGGAGTTCCTCGACAAGACCTCCGATGTCTTTTCGAAAGGTGAAAAGGCTAGGAAAACCGAGCAGGATTATCAGCAGGAGAGCGAAGAACTCTACAAAACCATCGGCCAATTGAAGGTTGAGGTCGACTGGCTCAAAAAAAAATTGCAGTCGTAAAATCGCTCTCGGAACGACGCTCCATGGTTGAGAAAGAACATAGCGGTATCAGCATGCAACGCCAGTGCGACCTGCTTTCGATCCACCGATCAGGCCTGTATTATCAGCCGATAAAGACCTCGAAGCTGAATCGTGAGCTCATGCGGCTGATTGATGAGCAGTACCTGCTGAGGCCATACTACGGCGTTTACCGTATGTGGCAATGGCTGAGTATGGACAAAGGCTACAAGATCAACCTCAAACGGGTACGGCGGCTCTATCGCCTTATGGGTCTGGAAGCCATCGGCCCCAAGCCGAACACCTCGAAACCGGCGCCGGGCCATAAGGTCTATCCGTATCTGCTCCGGGGACTTGCGATCAAGCACAGCGACCATGTTTGGGCAACTGATATCACCTATGTGCCGATGGCCCATGGATTCATGTACCTGATGGCCATCATCGACCTGAAAAGCCGCTATGTGCTGAACTGGTCGGTGTCGAATACCATGGATGCCAAATGGTGTGCCGAGGTCTTGCTTGAAGCCGTGCGGTTGCACGGGGCACCCAAGATTCTCAACACCGATCAGGGCAGCCAGTTCACCAGCGAGGTCTTTGCCGAAGCCGTCATCACAGAGTCCAAGTCTGCACTCTCCATGGATGGCAAAGGCCGAGCAATTGACAACGTCTTCATCGAACGGTTATGGCGGAGCGTCAAGTATGAGTACATTTACCTGAACCCACCAGCCGATGGTCTCGAACTCTACAAAGGCCTGAAGCATTGGTTCAACGACTACAACACGGTTCGTCGCCACAAAGCGCTTGATGGTCAGGTTCCGGCAAAAGTCTATTCTGCCAATAAACGACTGATTCCGAAAGCCGCATGAACAAACTTATTTTCTCTCGATAGCTGTCCTATAACTGGGGAGTACCTCACTTCTGGCTCATCCTCGTCGGCCAGCTTGCCTGGACGGTCACGATGTGGATCGGCGGCATCCAGCAGGGCGCGATGTGGAAAGCCACCAATCCCGACGGGTCGCTGATGTACAGCTTCCTTGACGGACTGACCTCGCTCTATCCCTACTACCGGATGCGCTTCGCCGCGGGCGTCGTTTACATTATCGCCATCCTCATCTTCGCCTGGAACCTGATCCAGACCGTCAGGCAGGAGCCGTCAGCCGCCACGGAAGCTTAACCACCAAACCTGAAAAAAGGAGTTTGCATCATGGGGATCTATTCAAAACCGGTCGTCTTCGCGATCATTGCGACCCTGGTCATCCTTGTCGGCACGGTGGTTACGGTGTTCGTGCCGATGTTCATGCCCTCGACCCAGCCGGTGAGCGCCTACGTCAAGCCCTACACAGCCATCGAGCAGGAGGGGCGCGATATCTACATGCGCGAAGGGTGCAACAACTGCCACACACAAACCGTCCGCCCACTCAGAACCGAAGTGCTCCGTTACGGTGAGTACTCCAAGGCCGAGGAGTTCGCCTGGGATCGCCCCTTCCTCTGGGGTTCACGCCGCACCGGACCCGACCTGAACCGCGTCGGTGGCAAGTACCCGGACTCATGGCACTACAAGCATATGCACAGCCCGCAATCGATGTTCGCGCTCTCGAACATGCCGCCGTACGGCTGGCTTGCCAACAACAAACTCGACACCTCGGAGTCGTTCAGAAAAACGCAGATTCTCGGCTACGGCTATTCGGAGGCCGATGTCAAACAGCAGATTGCCGACTACAAGGCCAAAGTCACCGCGCCCGGTTACGACTCCAAAGCCACGCGCGACGAGGTGACGCCGGAGGCGCTGCGGGGCGAGCTGACCGAAATGGACGCCATCATCGCCTACTTGCAAAAGCTCGGGCGTGACGTCAAG
Protein-coding sequences here:
- a CDS encoding tetratricopeptide repeat protein, giving the protein MNTTQPQKMLPEATFSDRMLEIGIKYKKQLTALVIVICLAAGGTLFWMQKTKVDEVQASLALAKITPWIETGNVDKAINGEGSIKGLSSIVKTWGSTPSGKTARLYMAYILLNSGKPDDALSMYKGFSSDNKDLQASALAGAAACHVQKKAFAEAAPEYEKASETAENEALKSMYLTKAAESYSAAGQADKAAKLYDQVIKTWPATSSAGMAQRALLRLAGAGVQIPQI
- a CDS encoding peptidylprolyl isomerase; protein product: MPEKFIIKTSMGDISIALYDDTPLHRDNFVKLVGEGYYDGIRFHRVIEGFMIQSGDPLSRFDEKRMMHGTGGPDYRVPAEIKHSNKKGTLAAARDNNPQKASSGSQFYINQADNNFLDGEYTVFGVVESGIEVVDAIAAVETDMRDNPLKPVTIETITPATEG
- a CDS encoding YggS family pyridoxal phosphate-dependent enzyme codes for the protein MESIAENLLTVKEQIASACHKAGRREDEVCLIAVSKTKSAAAVREAWDAGQREFGESYVQEFLEKVEAPELSGLPVSWHFIGHLQSNKVRQIVDKVTMVHGIDKVSTAEELSKRASQHDLTVDYLLEVNVSREGTKYGLNPDSVLQAAEQCFALPNVRLRGLMTIASPNPDTARREFAELRVTLDKIRKNAPDPSQLTELSMGMSGDFEEAILEGATMIRIGTAIFGWR
- a CDS encoding purine-nucleoside phosphorylase, translating into MTEQRQKIREAVEFIRKKTTAEYPVGIVLGTGLGGLVKEIEIDFALDYAEIPYFPISTVETHHGKLIFGTLAGKKVVAMQGRFHFYEGYAMSQIVFPIRVMKELGVRTLGITNACGGMNPGYSKGDIMLIDDHINLLGTNPLIGPNDPEIGPRFPDMCAPYSPRILEIAEKVALEHGIKVQRGVYVAVTGPCLETRAEYRMLRAIGADVVGMSTVPEVIAAVHQGTEVFGMSIVTDECFPDCLVPVGIEEIIEVSSKAEPHMTTIFRNVVANL
- the mtnA gene encoding S-methyl-5-thioribose-1-phosphate isomerase → MIDAISFKNGTFRYLDQRFLPLQENYVETQDYKQAIEAIKTLAVRGAPLIGASAGYTVMLGINAYKGDKAGFPEYFNNLIAEVNASRPTAVNLFFATRKMQNVYDANFENDSLEALFAKMTDMAYKIHNDEIDNCDKIARHGVELLKQDFADVLKTRKLNVLTHCNTGTLACCGIGTALGVIRLAYQEGLIERVITSESRPLLQGLRLTAWELEHDGIPFASISDSSSAILMSRGMIDFAVTGADRITANGDTANKIGTYAHAISAKYHGLPFYIAAPVSTIDITMAEGSEIPIEERDADELRKIFGTQVATPTTPVVNFAFDVTPGTLIRGIITEKEAVVGNYNEGLARVVKG
- a CDS encoding transposase → MKQTRRKFTPEFKTKVVLEALSERLPMAELAQKHELHPNQITQWKREFLDKTSDVFSKGEKARKTEQDYQQESEELYKTIGQLKVEVDWLKKKLQS
- a CDS encoding IS3 family transposase, with the protein product MVEKEHSGISMQRQCDLLSIHRSGLYYQPIKTSKLNRELMRLIDEQYLLRPYYGVYRMWQWLSMDKGYKINLKRVRRLYRLMGLEAIGPKPNTSKPAPGHKVYPYLLRGLAIKHSDHVWATDITYVPMAHGFMYLMAIIDLKSRYVLNWSVSNTMDAKWCAEVLLEAVRLHGAPKILNTDQGSQFTSEVFAEAVITESKSALSMDGKGRAIDNVFIERLWRSVKYEYIYLNPPADGLELYKGLKHWFNDYNTVRRHKALDGQVPAKVYSANKRLIPKAA
- the ccoO gene encoding cytochrome-c oxidase, cbb3-type subunit II; the protein is MGIYSKPVVFAIIATLVILVGTVVTVFVPMFMPSTQPVSAYVKPYTAIEQEGRDIYMREGCNNCHTQTVRPLRTEVLRYGEYSKAEEFAWDRPFLWGSRRTGPDLNRVGGKYPDSWHYKHMHSPQSMFALSNMPPYGWLANNKLDTSESFRKTQILGYGYSEADVKQQIADYKAKVTAPGYDSKATRDEVTPEALRGELTEMDAIIAYLQKLGRDVKAMETQQ